AGTCTGTATTCTACAGGACTCATCCATCCAAGCTTGTCTTTAATCCTTTTCTCGTTGTAATACTTAATATATTTTTCTATCGAATTTTTAAGTTCTTCATAACTGTAGTAAACCATACCATAATACATTTCCTGTTTCATAATTCCAAAGAAGTTTTCCATAGGAGAATTATCAATGCAGTTTCCTTTACGCGACATACTCTGAAATATTCTGTTTGATCCAAGTACACGACTATATGCTTTCATCTGATATGCCCATCCTCTATCAGAATGGAATGTTCTCCTGTATTTACAATCTGAGGTAATTTCTATTGCCTCATTTAAGGCTTGCATTACATTTTGGGCTGATGGTCTTGGAGAAATGCTATGACTTAGGATTTCTCTATTGCATAAATCCATAAATGGATCCAGGTAAAGTTTTTTGATAAGCATTCTTCCTTTTTGATCCACCTCATAATATTTGAATTCCGACGTATCAGTTGTAATCTTCTGGTGAGGAATATTTGTATCAAAACGTCTATTAATTCTGTTAGGTGATATCTTACCAACATTCCCTTTGTATGAGCTGTACTTACGACTTTTGCGAGTGAAAGCAGTCACTTGAAGATTAAGCTTTTGCACAATACGCTGAACCTTCTTCTTGTTGATAAGCAGTCCTTGCTTTCTTAACTCGCCATGAATCCGGCGATAGCCAAAATTCTTATGTTCCTTACGGATATCTAAAACTTTCTGTTCTATCTCCTGATCTGGATTCTCCCTTTCAAAACGCTTTTGCCAATACATATATGTTGATTTTGGGAAGCCTGTAACTGCGAGAACATCTTTTAATTTGAAGGATCCTCGGAGGCTGTGGATGATTCTCGCTTTTTGTTCTGAGGTGTCCCCTCTAAACGCAGCCTCCTCAATTCTTTTAAATATGCATTCTCAATTCGTAGTTTAAGATTTTCATCTTCAAGTTGTTTAAGATACTCCGTTTCTACATTTATTTTTTTACTCTTATCAAAATTAGTATCTTTTGGTTTATCCACTTTTGGTCGCCGCCCCTTCTGTTTAGGTTTCAAGGCATCGGGTCCAGCAATACGATAATCATTAACCCATTTGCTTATTAATGGTGGATTATTAATTCCAACCGAAAGCGCTAAATCCTGATAAGAAACCTCTGTAGTTAGATACAACTCTACCACATGAAGCTTAAATTCGAAAGAGTAAGTTTGATTTTTTCGTTTTCTTATTAAGCCATCAGAGCCAAATTCATTGTATGCAGAAACCCATTTTTGTAAGTCCCTCCTAGAAGAGATATTATATTTTTCAGATAGAAAAGTGAATCCACCCTTTCCAGCTAAATATTCTTGCACAACTTTCATCTTAAATTCATAACTATATTTTGCCATTTAAAAACCGACCTCCCATCAGTTAGATTTTTAGGTCTAACTTTTGGGGGTCGGTTCAGTCTGGGATTCTTTTTTATGTTTATTGGGCATTTAAGGAAATGTGTATTGCAATTATGCATATAATATTGTACTATAATAGTATAAAAGTACAAATGTATAAAATGGACTTATAAAGAGGAGGCTTGAATGTGGCAACTCAGAGTGAAATAAAATATGATCGACTGATGGAAAAGGCAGAAGAGCTATTCTGTCAATTAGGATATAAAGCTGTTTCTATGGATGAGATTGCGGCAGCTGCTGGAATAAGTAAGATGACTATATATAAATATTTTTCTTCTAAAGAGGATTTGTTTTTTAAAGTAGTAGAATCCGTTTCAGATAGAGCATATATTAAGCTGGAGAATCTGATAACCAATGTGGATGGGACTATTGAAAAGATAGATGCTATGCTAAACTTTAGTCTTGATATCACAAACTTATTTTCTGTGGTCTTTTACAAGGACGTTATGGAAAATAAATATATTGCTGAAAAGCTTGTGGAAACCAAAAAAATCAAGTCCAGAAAGATTTTCACAGAAATCATTACGAATGGTATTGAGAAAGGTGAGATTAGGAACATAGATGTGGAATTTATAGCAGAGCTACTAAATATAATTATCGATGGTCTACTTAGAAATCACTCAGGTAT
The DNA window shown above is from Tissierella sp. Yu-01 and carries:
- a CDS encoding TetR/AcrR family transcriptional regulator — encoded protein: MATQSEIKYDRLMEKAEELFCQLGYKAVSMDEIAAAAGISKMTIYKYFSSKEDLFFKVVESVSDRAYIKLENLITNVDGTIEKIDAMLNFSLDITNLFSVVFYKDVMENKYIAEKLVETKKIKSRKIFTEIITNGIEKGEIRNIDVEFIAELLNIIIDGLLRNHSGIIASEESIKYFSERFYDFLKYGLLGN